Proteins encoded within one genomic window of Zootoca vivipara chromosome 12, rZooViv1.1, whole genome shotgun sequence:
- the LOC118092173 gene encoding zinc finger protein 653-like, producing the protein MSDSEHGPATGEEDGGEPEEEEEEEEEAAAGDGEPAQGSRKARGGRKARGRPRLTESDRAQRRLESRKKYDMRRVYLGESHGPWSNLRQRSGWSDAKLAAYLLGLEREQRAGRRGKLWEQMPYEPQRKKRRRRNVNCLKNIVIWYEDHKNRCPYEPHLSELDPTFEMYTTAVWQCEAGHRYFQDLHSPLKPLSDSENEGDNAGSSGNSDESSSSEAEEQGESRGRQPSENKEGESASGLITRDGIHIPFEHHIENLAAEQGAGVCHNPPLGGPQTMETVVCVPVPVQMSSGHGTLFDNVTPETLSEVVASCPVQGVAQGSQVIIIAGPGYDALTAEGIQLNVTGTGGEELPCAMIEGMAAYAQAEPESGQPSGMESMEYIETKRESEELFELKKEEAQQPPAEIRTPCDDPEPAHESGGLEAEEETEGNNMSSIIYEIPKEPEKRRRSKRGRVMDADGMLEMFHCPYEGCTQVYVALSSFQNHVNLVHRKGKTKVCPHPGCGKKFYLSNHLRRHMIIHTGVREFTCETCGKSFKRKNHLEVHRRTHTGETPLQCEICGYQCRQRASLNWHMKKHTSEAQYNFTCEHCGKRFEKLDSVKFHKLKSHPDHKAA; encoded by the coding sequence ATGAGCGACTCTGAGCACGGCCCAGCCACGGGCGAGGAGGACggcggggaacccgaggaggaagaggaggaggaggaggaagccgctgCCGGAGATGGAGAACCGGCGCAGGGTAGCCGGAAAGCCCGCGGTGGCCGGAAGGCCCGGGGTAGGCCGCGGCTCACAGAGTCTGACCGAGCCCAGCGCCGCCTCGAGTCCCGGAAGAAATACGACATGCGCCGGGTCTACCTGGGCGAGTCCCACGGCCCCTGGTCGAACCTGAGGCAGCGGAGCGGCTGGAGCGACGCCAAGCTGGCCGCGTACTTGCTGGGACTGGAACGGGAGCAGCGGGCCGGACGCCGCGGGAAGCTTTGGGAGCAGATGCCTTACGAGCCgcaaaggaagaagagaaggcgGCGGAATGTGAACTGCCTGAAGAACATTGTCATCTGGTACGAAGACCACAAAAACCGCTGTCCCTACGAGCCCCacctctcggagctggaccccaCCTTTGAGATGTACACAACGGCCGTGTGGCAGTGTGAAGCAGGCCACCGCTATTTCCAGGACCTGCACTCGCCTCTGAAGCCGCTCAGCGACTCTGAGAATGAGGGCGACAATGCCGGAAGCTCCGGGAACTCCGACGAGAGCTCCAGCTCGGAGGCAGAAGAGCAGGGAGAGAGTCGGGGGCGGCAGCCGTCAGAAAATAAGGAGGGCGAGAGTGCCAGCGGGCTTATCACTCGGGACGGCATCCACATTCCATTTGAGCACCATATCGAGAACCTGGCGGCGGAGCAGGGGGCTGGCGTGTGCCACAATCCGCCCCTCGGTGGCCCACAGACCATGGAAACGGTGGTATGCGTACCAGTGCCTGTGCAGATGAGTTCGGGTCACGGGACTCTCTTTGACAATGTGACACCCGAGACGCTTAGCGAAGTGGTGGCTAGCTGCCCCGTCCAGGGTGTGGCGCAGGGCTCACAGGTGATCATCATTGCCGGGCCCGGCTATGATGCCCTCACAGCCGAGGGAATCCAGCTGAACGTCACCGGCACAGGCGGAGAGGAGCTGCCCTGCGCCATGATTGAGGGCATGGCGGCTTATGCTCAGGCGGAGCCCGAGAGCGGACAGCCCAGTGGCATGGAAAGTATGGAATACATCGAAACCAAAAGAGAAAGCGAGGAGCTTTTTGAGCTCAAAAAGGAAGAGGCCCAGCAGCCCCCGGCGGAAATAAGGACACCCTGTGACGACCCAGAGCCAGCCCATGAGAGTGGGGggctggaagcagaggaggagacgGAGGGCAACAACATGTCTTCCATCATCTATGAGATCCCAAAGGAACctgaaaagaggaggaggagcaaaagggGCCGTGTGATGGACGCCGACGGCATGCTGGAGATGTTCCATTGCCCCTATGAAGGGTGCACCCAGGTCTACGTAGCGCTTAGTAGTTTCCAGAACCACGTTAACCTCGTCCACCGGAAGGGGAAGACGAAGGTGTGTCCCCACCCAGGTTGCGGCAAGAAGTTCTACCTGTCCAACCACCTCCGGAGGCACATGATCATCCACACCGGAGTCCGCGAGTTCACCTGCGAGACCTGCGGGAAATCCTTCAAGCGCAAGAACCACCTGGAAGTCCACCGCCGGACGCACACGGGGGAGACGCCTCTGCAGTGCGAGATCTGCGGTTACCAGTGCCGCCAGCGAGCCTCTCTCAACTGGCATATGAAGAAGCACACCTCGGAGGCCCAGTACAACTTCACTTGCGAGCACTGCGGAAAGCGCTTTGAGAAACTGGACAGTGTCAAGTTCCACAAGCTAAAGAGCCACCCGGATCACAAGGCGGCCTGA